In Leptospirillum ferriphilum, a genomic segment contains:
- a CDS encoding phosphoadenosine phosphosulfate reductase family protein → MSIKQSGHKLQKLPFCISPDEDRFGVSVTDEILSLLESSAPVAICVSGGKDSQASAIRVSEYLDSISHNGPRILVHSDLGSVEWKDSLPVCERLAKRLSLDLLVLRRKAGDMMERWETRWKNNVERYANLSSVKLILPWSTPSMRFCTSELKTAVITSDLVKRFPGQSIVSVSGIRHAESSARAKMPVARVQPKLSRKGVTGWDWHPLIER, encoded by the coding sequence ATGTCGATCAAACAATCCGGACATAAACTTCAAAAATTGCCATTCTGCATATCTCCTGACGAAGACCGCTTTGGCGTTTCCGTCACAGACGAAATCCTCTCTCTCCTTGAGTCTTCTGCACCTGTCGCCATTTGCGTCTCCGGAGGGAAGGATTCCCAAGCTTCCGCCATCCGCGTTTCCGAATATCTCGACTCCATTTCTCATAATGGCCCACGAATTCTTGTCCACAGCGATCTTGGATCTGTCGAGTGGAAAGACAGCCTCCCGGTATGCGAACGCCTCGCGAAACGCCTTAGCCTCGATCTTCTCGTTCTGCGCCGCAAGGCGGGCGACATGATGGAGCGTTGGGAGACGCGATGGAAAAATAACGTTGAAAGATATGCCAACCTTTCCTCCGTCAAGCTTATTCTTCCATGGAGTACCCCTTCCATGCGGTTTTGCACATCCGAACTCAAGACGGCCGTGATCACCTCCGATCTTGTCAAACGCTTTCCCGGACAGTCCATTGTTTCCGTTTCCGGAATCCGTCATGCGGAAAGTTCCGCCCGGGCCAAAATGCCCGTTGCTAGGGTCCAGCCAAAACTTTCCCGAAAAGGAGTAACGGGATGGGACTGGCATCCCCTCATCGAGAGGTGA
- a CDS encoding NHL repeat-containing protein: protein MIALLPLILTSCGGGGGSSSPPLSCTPSGGISFSGKSFSFKLPTGIAVDGANNIWVTNTDGNTVTELPASNPNTPVVYSSTSFHFDLPADVAVDGNNNVWITNLNNASVTEIPAGAPNSPQSYTPNASPFFPLGIAVDHLNNVWIANKGDLSGNGSLTEISSSGSISNNPGGADGISNPFIDAVDSSNNVWIANTNQANVTKFVTSSPSSSLTYSNSTCPLCGFITPFGIAIDSNGNAWITDNTANSVIELPSSNPNNPVVYNASKYGFSEPSGIAVDGANNIWVVSNDGGIVTEIPNANPNTPNVFKSTGSCTNISGTYVGIAIDSNGNVWASNDTNDSVTEFVKAAAATTVPLK, encoded by the coding sequence TTGATTGCTCTACTCCCATTAATCCTGACATCCTGTGGTGGGGGAGGAGGAAGCTCGTCCCCACCGCTTTCTTGCACCCCTTCAGGCGGAATCAGTTTTTCGGGAAAGAGTTTTTCTTTCAAGCTCCCGACGGGTATCGCCGTTGACGGAGCGAATAATATCTGGGTTACGAATACCGACGGAAATACCGTTACGGAACTCCCGGCATCCAATCCGAACACACCTGTCGTTTACTCCTCCACATCCTTTCATTTCGACCTACCCGCCGATGTTGCGGTCGATGGAAACAACAATGTCTGGATCACCAATCTCAATAATGCCAGTGTCACGGAAATCCCCGCTGGCGCTCCAAATTCACCACAATCTTATACGCCTAACGCAAGTCCATTTTTCCCTTTGGGGATTGCCGTCGATCATCTCAATAACGTATGGATCGCGAACAAGGGGGATCTGTCTGGTAACGGGAGTTTGACGGAAATCTCTTCCTCCGGGAGTATTTCCAATAATCCTGGTGGCGCAGACGGAATCTCGAATCCCTTCATCGATGCTGTCGATTCTTCGAACAATGTCTGGATCGCAAATACCAACCAGGCCAATGTGACGAAATTCGTCACAAGTAGCCCATCCTCATCCCTAACCTACTCCAACTCTACATGCCCGTTATGCGGGTTTATCACACCATTCGGTATCGCCATCGACAGTAACGGGAACGCCTGGATTACCGACAATACGGCAAACAGCGTGATTGAGTTACCGTCTTCGAATCCGAATAATCCTGTCGTCTACAACGCTTCAAAATACGGCTTCAGCGAGCCGTCTGGCATTGCCGTTGATGGAGCGAACAATATCTGGGTCGTGAGCAATGATGGGGGAATCGTGACGGAGATCCCGAACGCGAATCCCAATACCCCGAACGTCTTCAAATCCACCGGGTCCTGCACGAATATTTCAGGAACCTATGTCGGAATCGCTATCGACAGCAACGGAAATGTCTGGGCATCAAACGACACAAACGATAGCGTGACGGAGTTTGTCAAAGCGGCGGCGGCCACCACTGTGCCGCTAAAATAA